In the genome of Dermacentor silvarum isolate Dsil-2018 chromosome 1, BIME_Dsil_1.4, whole genome shotgun sequence, one region contains:
- the LOC119453316 gene encoding histone-lysine N-methyltransferase SETMAR-like has protein sequence MSSTQIKEWYNRFKDGRTSVESEPRAGRPSTCRNDQVIPEVNAVVMRDRRVTIREIAEEVGISTFSADSFMTEDLAMKRVAAKFMPKLLTVEQKQLRVEVSQDMQDSTNSDPDFMNTTITGDESWVNGYDPETKSQSSQWKHSTSPRPKKARQVRSNIKVMPTAFFDSRGVVHHEYAPQGQTITKE, from the coding sequence atgagcagcacacagattaaggagtggtacaaccggtttaaagacggccgcacatcggtggagagcgagccacgcgccggtcggccatcaacatgccgaaatgaccaggtcattcccgaagtgaacgctgtggtgatgcgggaccgtcgtgtgactatccgagaaattgcggaagaggtgggcatcagcactttttctgcagaTTCCTTTATGAcagaagatttggccatgaagagagttgcggcgaaattcatGCCGAAGCTGCttacggtggagcaaaagcaacttcgtgttgaagtctcacaggacatgcaggattccacaaacagtgaccccgacttcatgaacaccacaATCACTGGTGATGAGTCTTGGGTgaacgggtacgacccggaaaccaaatcccagtcgtcacagtggaagcattctacgtcaccaagaccaaagaaggcccgccaagtgcgcagcaacatCAAAGTGATGccgactgctttctttgactcccgcggtgtggtacaccacgagtatgcaccacagggtcaaacaatcaccaaggAGTAG